A genomic region of Nymphaea colorata isolate Beijing-Zhang1983 chromosome 2, ASM883128v2, whole genome shotgun sequence contains the following coding sequences:
- the LOC116248091 gene encoding acetolactate synthase 2, chloroplastic-like: protein MASASTSATTFAATKPFFNRSNHRLHYHHAFALSPSYPCRRTSALRARSAASYPQPSPSNPNPAVATKPAVRTEQRDHQMVPPPFPSRFAADEPRKGADILVEALEREGVSDVFAYPGGASMEIHQALTRSSSIANVLCRHEQGEIFAAEGYARSTGRIGVCIATSGPGATNLVSGLADALLDSIPLVAITGQVPRRMIGTDAFQETPIVEVTRSITKHNYLILDVDDIPRVVREAFFLASSGRPGPVLIDIPKDVQQQLAVPNWFQEMKLHGYIHRLPKPPVDSQLELIVDLIARSKKPVLYIGGGCVNSSSELRRFVDLTGIPVASTLMGLGVFPSCDDLSLQMLGMHGTVYANYAVDKADLLLAFGVRFDDRVTGKLEAFASRASIVHIDIDPAEIGKNKQPHVSLCADIRLALERLNGMLVEKEEVIRSLDFTAWRNELDEQKKNWPMSFLNFGEAIPPQYAIKVLDELTNGEAIISTGVGQHQMWSAQWYKYKRPRQWLTSGGLGAMGFGLPAAIGAAVGNPGSVVVDIDGDGSFIMNVQELATIRAYNLPVKMMVLNNQHLGMVVQWEDRFYKANRAHTYLGNPAKESEIFPNMLKFAEACDIPAARVTRVSEVKGAIQKMLETPGPYLLDVIVPHQEHVLPMIPSGGAFKDVITEGDGRSSY, encoded by the coding sequence ATGGCGTCCGCCTCCACTTCTGCGACGACATTCGCCGCCACCAAGCCCTTTTTCAACCGCTCTAACCATCGCCTCCATTACCATCACGCGTTCGCGCTATCCCCGTCATACCCATGTCGCAGGACCTCCGCCCTGCGCGCCAGAAGCGCCGCATCGTATCCCCAACCGAGCCCTTCCAACCCCAACCCCGCCGTTGCTACCAAGCCGGCCGTCCGGACGGAGCAGCGTGACCACCAGATGGTTCCCCCGCCCTTCCCTTCCCGCTTCGCTGCGGACGAGCCGCGCAAGGGGGCGGACATTCTCGTGGAGGCACTCGAGCGCGAGGGCGTCTCGGACGTCTTCGCTTACCCGGGAGGCGCTTCCATGGAGATCCACCAGGCGCTCACCCGCTCCTCTTCCATCGCGAACGTCCTCTGCCGCCACGAGCAAGGTGAGATCTTCGCCGCCGAGGGATATGCCCGCTCCACCGGTCGTATAGGCGTCTGCATCGCCACCTCTGGCCCTGGCGCCACCAACCTCGTCAGCGGCCTGGCCGACGCCCTCCTCGACAGCATCCCCCTTGTCGCCATCACTGGCCAGGTCCCTCGCCGGATGATAGGCACCGACGCCTTTCAGGAGACCCCCATCGTTGAGGTCACCCGCTCCATCACCAAACACAATTACCTCATCCTCGACGTTGACGACATTCCCCGCGTCGTTCGGGAGGCCTTCTTCCTGGCCTCCTCCGGCCGCCCCGGCCCAGTGCTCATCGACATCCCCAAGGACGTGCAGCAGCAGCTCGCCGTTCCCAATTGGTTTCAGGAGATGAAACTGCACGGCTACATCCATAGGTTGCCCAAGCCCCCTGTCGATTCCCAGCTAGAGCTCATCGTCGATTTGATTGCCCGTTCCAAAAAGCCCGTTCTGTACATCGGCGGCGGATGCGTGAACTCCAGCTCGGAGCTCCGCCGGTTTGTCGATCTCACCGGCATTCCAGTTGCTAGCACTCTGATGGGTCTCGGCGTCTTCCCTTCTTGCGACGATCTGAGCCTGCAAATGCTCGGTATGCACGGTACCGTTTATGCAAATTACGCAGTGGATAAGGCCGATCTTTTGCTTGCTTTTGGAGTGAGATTTGACGACAGGGTTACCGGAAAATTGGAGGCTTTCGCGAGCCGCGCGAGCATTGTTCATATTGACATCGATCCGGCCGAGATCGGGAAGAACAAACAGCCTCATGTGTCTCTCTGTGCCGATATCCGGTTGGCATTGGAGAGGCTCAACGGGATGCTAGTGGAGAAGGAAGAGGTTATCAGAAGTTTGGATTTCACAGCATGGAGGAATGAACTAGATGAGCAGAAGAAGAATTGGCCAATGAGCTTCCTGAACTTCGGTGAAGCGATTCCTCCGCAGTATGCCATCAAGGTGCTCGACGAATTGACTAACGGCGAGGCGATAATCAGCACTGGAGTTGGGCAGCATCAGATGTGGTCAGCTCAGTGGTACAAGTATAAGAGACCGCGGCAGTGGCTGACCTCCGGAGGGTTGGGGGCGATGGGCTTCGGTCTACCAGCCGCAATCGGTGCTGCTGTCGGCAACCCCGGCTCGGTAGTGGTTGACATCGATGGGGACGGTAGCTTCATCATGAATGTGCAAGAATTGGCCACAATTAGAGCTTACAACCTCCCTGTCAAGATGATGGTACTGAATAATCAGCACTTGGGTATGGTGGTACAGTGGGAAGACCGATTTTACAAGGCCAACAGAGCGCACACATATCTCGGAAACCCAGCAAAGGAGTCGGAAATATTCCCGAACATGCTGAAATTTGCAGAGGCTTGTGACATTCCGGCTGCTCGCGTAACTAGAGTATCGGAAGTGAAGGGCGCGATCCAGAAGATGCTGGAAACCCCGGGACCTTACTTGTTGGATGTGATCGTTCCGCATCAGGAGCACGTTTTGCCAATGATCCCAAGCGGAGGAGCTTTCAAGGATGTGATCACAGAAGGGGATGGCAGATCTAGTTACTGA